The Pelorhabdus rhamnosifermentans genome includes the window GGCGCTTTGCATTGCGATGGCTTTATGGATACGATGGATGGAATTTTTTCTGGACGTTCCCGCGAACGGATACTGGAGATTATGAAAGATAGCCGTGTTGGTTCTTTCGGTGTTATTGCTTTTTGTTTGTTCGCGCTTATGAAATATTCCTTTATCTTGGATATGGATTCTTCTTTATTAGCCTTGGCTTTTTTAGTTATGCCCATTGTCGGGCGGTTGGCAATTGTTATGGCTGTTACCTTGTTTCCCTATGCACGGCGTGAAGGGTTGGGCAAGAGCTTTTCTTATCATGCTGATCGCAGAACCTTGTATATTGCTGGATTATGTGCTGGAGTCATACTCGCTTTATTAGGCAGATTAGCTCTTCTTAGTAGTCTATTTGGTCTTATTTTTGCGTATATTTTTGCCGAATATGTGAATAAGCGGCTGGAAGGATTAACAGGGGACATTTATGGTGCTGTCAATGAACTAACAGAGCTTGCTGTTTTGTTCGTATTTACTTGTTCATGATATGAGGAGTATGGGATTTTTTTTACTATGTTCTTTAATATTTTGCTAAGCTAGCTAAAACAGGTAGGAGAATGGTTACGTATGTAGAAAAAGTGTGATAATTGAATTGAATAAAGTGCCACTGTATGGGTGCCTCTCGACTTGAGAGGAGAATAGGGAAGTCGGACAAGATATTATATCTTGAAACGACGCGGTCGCGCCACTGTAATCGGGGAGAAACTTCTTTTTATGCCACCGGGAGAACGGGAAGGCTAAGAAGGTTTGATGATCCGTAAGCCAGGAGACCTGCCTGTACAGCTGCCATGTACTCCCGCGTAAGGAGTAGTGCCAGAAGGAGAGGGTCTTAAAAATACCTAGCCTTTTTGGTTTGGTATTTTTTTATTGCTTCCTAAAACACATTGAGGAGGAATTCAGATGGATTTCGAAAAAACAGTCAATGATTTTATTGATGGGGCGGCAAAGCCGCCCAGTAGCTTAGGAACTTTGGAAAAACAGATAAAAAAAGTGCTGTTAGCCTGGGGAAAAATTGATTTGGAAATTCGGCCCTTTCATATTATTTTTGCTGCAGATAATGGTGTTGTAGAAGAAGGCGTAGGCAATACTACAGCGGAAATTACTTATTTACAAGCAAAGAATATGGCCGAGGGTCGGGCGACGATTAGTTGCTTTTGCCAGGCTAACCAGATTCCCTATGAAGTAGTGGATGTGGGGATTCATACCGACCGAAAGTCAGGTCTGGATCGGAAGGTAGCCTTAGGCACTAAAAATTTTATGAAAGAAGAGGCCATGACAGAGACGGAGTTTCAACGAGCTTGGGAGATCGGTCAGGAACGAGTGCGTCATGCTGTTTTAGAAAAAAAGTCGAATTTGCTTTCTTTTGGTGAAATGGGGATTGGTAATACAACAACATCTTCTGCCGTGCTTCATGCTCTCACCGGGATGCCGCCGGAATTTATTGTGGGTTATGGAGCGGGCTTAAATAATAATGAGATTTTAAAACGCAAACGCCTTGTTGTTGCCAAGGGGGTGGAACTTCATAAAGAAAAATTGCACACAGTACAAGATATTTTACGTTGTGTCGGTGGATTTGACATTGTTGCCATGTGTTCTGGTATGCTGGAATGTGCAAAATTACATATTCCATTTGTAATAGATGGCTTTATTGCAGCTGTTGCTTATACCTGCGCGTTTCGCCTTAATCATGAGCTTGATGGTTATGCTATCCCTTCCCATATTTCAAGAGAACCAGGTATGGCCTATTGTTTAATGCTTGGCAATATATTAGCGGAAGATGTTGTCTTGCATGCCAATTTGGCACTAGGCGAAGGGACAGGGGCCGTGCTTATGGTTTCGATTTTAAAAACTATGTTATATACTTTGCATAACATGGCAAGATATTCTGATTTTGTTTATAGTGAGCCCTTGCCTGCACAAGATGTGGCCATGTAAAAAAATTGCTACCGTTTGGTAGAATATTGCTATTAGCAGGGAAAAAATTGCATTCTAGCTAATATCTCTATAAGAAATAGTAAGACTTTTCTGTATTGCTTTTTCAAGGGAGGGCGACGAATGCAAACAAGTCATCCATTTGTTTTAGGTGAAATTGTCAACACTCAGGTCTTGCAGGAGATACAGGATAAATTTTCCGAAGCAACGGGTTTTGGCGCAGTCATTGTGGATCGCGAGGGCAATCCAGTTACACGTCCGAGTAATTTTACCTGTTTTTGTTCTTATATACGATCTGAACCACAGGGATTGGCCCGCTGTGTTAATTGTGACGACTGGGGCGGCAGGCAAAATCAAAAGCCTTGTGTTTATCTCTGCCATAGCGGATTAACGGATTTGGCAGCTCCTATTATTGTGCAAAATGAGTATATTGGGGCATTTCTTGCTGGCCAAGTGGTTTTGGATAACAAGAATGCTGATGCCAAAGCGGAAATGTTTCGTCGTACGGAAAATTTAGAGCTTGACAGACAGCTATTATCAAAATTTTATGATATTGTACCGATTGTGCCGGAAAACCGGATAAAGGCGGCTGCCGATCTTATTTATATTATGTCTAATTATATTGTTGAAATAGGTGTTGCCAATATTGTCGGTAAGCAGTTAGTGGATGAATTGCAATCGAAGGCGAACTTAGAGGCCCTATTGCGCGCAACAGAGTTAAAAGCTTTGCAGTCACAAATCAATCCGCATTTTTTATTTAATACACTCAACACCATTGCACGGTTAGCTTTATTGGAAGGTGCAGGACGGACGCAAGAAGTGGTATTTGCTTTAGCTGATTTACTCCGCAATAATTTGCGGGACATCGATGTACTGCGTCCTTTAGAACAAGAATTAAAGTCCATTACAGACTATTTGACGATTCAAAAAATGCGTTTTGGTGAACGGATTCAAACAGTTATCCATGTAGATTCACAGCTGATGAAGGCAGAGATTCCAGCTCTTACTCTTCAACCGCTTATTGAAAATGCCATTATTCATGGATTGGAAGCTAAGTTAGATGG containing:
- a CDS encoding nicotinate-nucleotide--dimethylbenzimidazole phosphoribosyltransferase, with protein sequence MDFEKTVNDFIDGAAKPPSSLGTLEKQIKKVLLAWGKIDLEIRPFHIIFAADNGVVEEGVGNTTAEITYLQAKNMAEGRATISCFCQANQIPYEVVDVGIHTDRKSGLDRKVALGTKNFMKEEAMTETEFQRAWEIGQERVRHAVLEKKSNLLSFGEMGIGNTTTSSAVLHALTGMPPEFIVGYGAGLNNNEILKRKRLVVAKGVELHKEKLHTVQDILRCVGGFDIVAMCSGMLECAKLHIPFVIDGFIAAVAYTCAFRLNHELDGYAIPSHISREPGMAYCLMLGNILAEDVVLHANLALGEGTGAVLMVSILKTMLYTLHNMARYSDFVYSEPLPAQDVAM
- the cobS gene encoding adenosylcobinamide-GDP ribazoletransferase; amino-acid sequence: MFQQLFNDFITGLQFLTRIRLVTQVDCSQDSFRRSVKFFPIIGCLIGLLLSGIIYGLQLLGSGKIPSHVMACSLILIEILLTGALHCDGFMDTMDGIFSGRSRERILEIMKDSRVGSFGVIAFCLFALMKYSFILDMDSSLLALAFLVMPIVGRLAIVMAVTLFPYARREGLGKSFSYHADRRTLYIAGLCAGVILALLGRLALLSSLFGLIFAYIFAEYVNKRLEGLTGDIYGAVNELTELAVLFVFTCS
- a CDS encoding sensor histidine kinase, whose protein sequence is MQTSHPFVLGEIVNTQVLQEIQDKFSEATGFGAVIVDREGNPVTRPSNFTCFCSYIRSEPQGLARCVNCDDWGGRQNQKPCVYLCHSGLTDLAAPIIVQNEYIGAFLAGQVVLDNKNADAKAEMFRRTENLELDRQLLSKFYDIVPIVPENRIKAAADLIYIMSNYIVEIGVANIVGKQLVDELQSKANLEALLRATELKALQSQINPHFLFNTLNTIARLALLEGAGRTQEVVFALADLLRNNLRDIDVLRPLEQELKSITDYLTIQKMRFGERIQTVIHVDSQLMKAEIPALTLQPLIENAIIHGLEAKLDGGTVEITGEIVGNSMMLYVIDSGVGMSEDMIHAIFQSEKRTKTHGQTTGLGVINVHKRIQHYFGNDYGLTLDSKLGEGTRIAIRLPYCSD